The following coding sequences are from one Solwaraspora sp. WMMD792 window:
- a CDS encoding phage tail tube protein, with protein sequence MSGLDAFGTQFKRGDGATPTEAFTAIANVTSISGPARTRETIDVTAHDSPDGWMQFVGSLKDGGEVSLEINYDPTEATHDLDDDFDDDQPRNYQIVILPDTADEHTWDLAGILTELGDEFPYDDKMGRSLTVKISGKPTLTPTGS encoded by the coding sequence GTGTCTGGACTTGACGCGTTCGGCACCCAGTTCAAGCGCGGGGACGGTGCCACGCCGACCGAGGCGTTCACCGCCATCGCCAACGTGACCAGCATTTCCGGGCCGGCGCGGACGCGGGAGACGATCGACGTCACCGCCCACGACAGCCCGGACGGGTGGATGCAGTTCGTCGGCAGCCTCAAGGACGGCGGCGAGGTCAGCCTTGAGATCAACTACGACCCGACCGAGGCGACGCACGACCTGGACGACGACTTCGACGACGACCAGCCGCGGAACTACCAGATCGTGATCCTGCCGGACACGGCAGACGAACACACGTGGGACCTCGCCGGCATCCTCACCGAGCTGGGCGACGAGTTCCCGTACGACGACAAGATGGGCCGCAGTCTGACCGTCAAGATCAGCGGCAAGCCGACCCTCACCCCGACCGGGAGCTGA
- a CDS encoding histone-like nucleoid-structuring protein Lsr2 has protein sequence MIAVRTGTVTIGGSRRMVRRGQHTAHQAHPIVAEHPKLWGPLTVDYPAAGGDPAAEVDRVRAYARTVLLMRDHLAAVAATLVEAAVGHRDGLPAEVADAVDRVDEVLRHDPDAYAVGTPPEPGPAGAGQPDPATDDGTRDEAAAAEPAAPDLAGSELTAADRAKIRAWATGQGLPVPRRGKIPADLVDAYRQAHSG, from the coding sequence ATGATCGCGGTGCGGACCGGCACCGTGACGATCGGCGGGAGCCGGCGGATGGTCCGCCGAGGGCAGCACACCGCCCACCAGGCCCATCCGATCGTGGCCGAACACCCGAAACTGTGGGGCCCGCTGACCGTGGACTACCCGGCCGCCGGCGGTGACCCGGCGGCCGAGGTGGACCGGGTCCGCGCGTACGCCCGGACGGTGCTGCTGATGCGGGACCACCTGGCGGCGGTCGCGGCCACCCTGGTCGAGGCTGCCGTCGGCCACCGCGACGGCCTGCCCGCCGAGGTGGCCGACGCGGTGGACCGGGTCGACGAGGTGCTGCGCCACGACCCTGACGCGTACGCGGTCGGCACACCGCCGGAGCCAGGCCCGGCCGGTGCCGGCCAGCCCGACCCGGCAACCGACGACGGCACCCGGGACGAGGCGGCCGCCGCCGAGCCGGCCGCCCCGGACCTGGCCGGGTCGGAGCTGACCGCCGCCGACCGGGCCAAGATCCGGGCGTGGGCCACCGGGCAGGGTCTGCCGGTGCCCCGGCGGGGGAAGATCCCGGCCGACCTGGTCGACGCGTACCGGCAGGCGCACAGTGGATAG
- a CDS encoding DUF4082 domain-containing protein encodes MAVGWSGADPQEAADPEDYELGSRQQANEPITLTHVRVWAGENEIDYPGRVGKIWTTSGVLLASAVMPTSLPVGWSTHELSSPVERLAGEQYVVSYPTGGNYGVLVDALDDAVVSADGAVTTLSSAAVPNGVYNENPGSFPSLSVGNWYGVDVAYDLGVASGTAPTITAVDVASDGLQVEVTITATDPDGLDDATYRVDWGDGTTTSGSTPILTHAYATFGVKAILARVTDAGGLSGYAAAAVDVQAAPGDGSQSPIHPVQAAIHARLTGDNTLMGMVTGVWDQVPEPAVKPYVRIGDHLSIPDNDHGGFGRNITVTVHVWTEARGNADGQAIARRIGVLLDHRPRELTVTGHRVVSIRNEFDQAVPTTDPQVRHHVIRFRIITSQVEE; translated from the coding sequence ATGGCGGTCGGCTGGTCCGGCGCCGACCCGCAGGAGGCCGCCGACCCGGAAGACTACGAGCTCGGCAGCAGGCAGCAGGCGAACGAGCCGATCACCCTGACGCACGTGCGGGTGTGGGCCGGCGAGAACGAGATCGACTACCCCGGCCGGGTCGGCAAGATCTGGACCACGAGCGGGGTGCTCCTCGCCTCGGCGGTGATGCCGACCAGTCTCCCGGTGGGCTGGTCGACGCACGAACTGTCGTCACCGGTGGAGCGCCTCGCCGGCGAACAGTACGTGGTGTCCTACCCGACAGGTGGGAATTACGGGGTACTCGTCGACGCCCTGGACGACGCCGTGGTGTCGGCCGACGGTGCCGTGACGACGCTGTCCAGCGCTGCGGTGCCGAACGGTGTCTACAACGAAAACCCGGGATCGTTCCCGTCGCTGTCGGTCGGGAACTGGTACGGCGTCGACGTCGCGTACGACCTGGGTGTGGCGTCGGGGACGGCGCCGACGATCACCGCGGTGGACGTGGCGTCGGACGGTCTGCAGGTCGAGGTGACGATCACCGCGACCGACCCGGACGGCCTGGACGACGCCACCTACCGGGTCGACTGGGGCGACGGCACCACCACGTCCGGGTCGACCCCGATCCTCACGCACGCCTACGCCACGTTTGGCGTGAAGGCGATCCTGGCCCGGGTCACCGACGCCGGTGGGCTGTCCGGGTACGCGGCGGCCGCCGTCGACGTGCAGGCCGCACCCGGGGACGGGTCGCAGTCGCCGATCCACCCGGTGCAGGCCGCGATCCACGCCCGGCTGACCGGCGACAACACGCTGATGGGCATGGTCACCGGCGTGTGGGACCAGGTCCCCGAGCCGGCGGTGAAGCCGTACGTGCGGATCGGTGACCACCTGTCCATCCCGGACAACGACCATGGCGGGTTCGGCCGGAACATCACCGTCACCGTGCACGTGTGGACCGAGGCGCGGGGTAACGCCGATGGGCAGGCGATCGCCCGGCGGATCGGGGTGCTGCTGGATCACCGGCCGCGTGAGCTGACGGTGACCGGGCACCGGGTGGTGTCGATCCGCAACGAGTTCGACCAGGCGGTGCCGACCACGGACCCGCAGGTGCGTCATCACGTGATCCGGTTCCGGATCATCACATCGCAGGTAGAGGAGTAG
- a CDS encoding HK97-gp10 family putative phage morphogenesis protein, producing the protein MARDTTVSVAGMDLLGRRLDRMPAAVQEGARRAVIGETRETADDMREGAPRDTGALAESVQEEIDAGGLTGRAVATARHATFVEHGTEDTPEQPFAQPAAERARRRFPRRVKKETGVSLRKLAR; encoded by the coding sequence GTGGCGCGTGACACGACGGTGTCGGTCGCCGGGATGGATCTGCTCGGCCGCCGCCTGGACCGGATGCCGGCAGCGGTGCAGGAGGGTGCCCGGCGGGCGGTTATCGGGGAGACGCGGGAGACGGCCGACGACATGCGTGAGGGCGCGCCCCGGGACACCGGCGCCCTGGCCGAGTCGGTGCAGGAGGAGATCGACGCCGGCGGGCTGACCGGCCGGGCGGTGGCCACGGCACGGCATGCGACGTTCGTCGAGCACGGCACCGAGGACACCCCGGAACAGCCGTTCGCGCAGCCGGCCGCCGAGCGGGCCCGGCGGCGGTTCCCGCGCAGGGTGAAGAAGGAGACGGGCGTGTCGCTGCGGAAGCTGGCCCGCTGA
- a CDS encoding head-tail adaptor protein, with translation QLAVWRPQLVDDGAGGQTVTHAQVGVVWARVPQPSTAERVAAAQAGAGHTTPLYLRPDADVARGDELRGGGQVWRVTSTVVPSEPAYLRADCEWVQSEPPSEETS, from the coding sequence CAGCTGGCGGTGTGGCGGCCGCAGCTGGTCGACGACGGCGCCGGCGGGCAGACCGTCACCCATGCGCAGGTGGGTGTGGTGTGGGCGCGGGTGCCGCAGCCGTCGACGGCCGAGCGGGTCGCGGCCGCGCAGGCCGGCGCGGGGCACACCACACCGCTGTATCTGCGGCCGGACGCCGACGTGGCCCGGGGTGACGAGCTGCGCGGCGGCGGCCAGGTGTGGCGGGTGACGTCGACCGTCGTCCCGTCCGAGCCCGCGTACCTACGCGCGGACTGCGAGTGGGTCCAGTCAGAGCCACCGAGTGAGGAGACGTCGTGA
- a CDS encoding DUF4035 domain-containing protein, whose amino-acid sequence MDSREVAGWMAYERVTGPLGPARGDIQAAIVASTIANSNRGKRGKRYRPEDFIPEWDRPEAAAGPQDEHDHLRLIKQLNAQMGGRTRRGGDPGGDSGGPHGQDRRRRRRR is encoded by the coding sequence ATGGACTCGCGCGAGGTCGCCGGGTGGATGGCGTACGAGCGGGTGACCGGGCCGCTCGGCCCGGCCCGCGGCGACATCCAGGCCGCCATCGTGGCGTCGACCATCGCGAACTCGAACCGGGGCAAACGCGGGAAGCGGTACCGGCCGGAGGACTTCATTCCGGAATGGGACCGCCCGGAGGCGGCCGCCGGCCCGCAGGACGAGCACGACCACCTGCGGCTGATCAAACAACTCAACGCCCAGATGGGCGGCCGTACACGTCGAGGAGGTGACCCGGGTGGCGACTCTGGCGGACCTCATGGTCAAGATCGGCGTCGACGCCGGCGGCGTTGA
- a CDS encoding phage tail tape measure protein produces MATLADLMVKIGVDAGGVEKGTKAIRSTFNRTWQAVKKSAAIGAVAIGATLAVGIAGAMDLDRARAQLEARLGDPVLAAKVGDVAGEVYGRGFAASAADAMAATRAVLSSGLVPDGDAAKLEDLTVRTQAYATAWGVDVAAAAQYASTLIGSGLARDATHALDLITAASRRVPEALVPDVLEVADEYSQFFRAVGFSGEQTFALLTDAATKGKWGLDKTGDAIKEMTLLATEMSDSTKTAYESIGLDAHKMSNDLLAGGDRAQAAFQKIVGGLASIKDPTSQAEQAIALFGAPLEDLNKSDIPQFLQSMASVGDGLETVAGASDSAGAALEGSASQRLDNFRRKAELALVTTLADAVPYIEATFGWLQKNSDWVVPLATGLGILATAIALVVIAVKIWTAVQTAWGIVMATTLGPVLLIIAGVALLVAVIVWIATQTTWFQDLWSVIWTAIVAVVKWAVDWIVTGWTWLFDTVITLAKLWWTVFSTVWITIGKFFIALFKTWWGIFSGFWKGVGRIAVAMWNEIQSRIDRFVAFFKGLPGKLSRGARGMFDGLKTAFRTALNWLIARWNNFSLTLGGGSVLGLDIPSVTLSTPNIPYLADGGIVPATPGGRLAVIGEGRYDEAVVPLPRGARDLDGGGGDTTVLFEGDGSRLMALLLEIIRELVRVKGRGNVQLAFGQRGAR; encoded by the coding sequence GTGGCGACTCTGGCGGACCTCATGGTCAAGATCGGCGTCGACGCCGGCGGCGTTGAGAAAGGCACCAAAGCGATCCGGTCGACGTTCAACCGGACGTGGCAGGCGGTCAAGAAGTCCGCTGCGATCGGCGCGGTCGCGATCGGCGCCACCCTCGCCGTCGGCATCGCCGGCGCGATGGACCTGGACCGGGCCCGCGCACAGCTGGAGGCCCGGCTGGGTGATCCGGTGCTCGCGGCGAAGGTGGGTGATGTCGCCGGCGAGGTCTACGGGAGAGGCTTCGCGGCCAGCGCTGCCGACGCGATGGCCGCGACCAGGGCCGTGCTGTCGTCCGGACTGGTGCCGGACGGGGACGCCGCGAAGCTGGAGGACCTGACCGTACGGACCCAGGCGTACGCGACGGCGTGGGGCGTCGACGTCGCAGCGGCCGCGCAGTACGCCTCCACGTTGATCGGGTCCGGGCTGGCGCGGGACGCGACGCACGCCCTGGACCTCATCACCGCGGCGAGCCGGCGCGTACCGGAGGCACTGGTGCCGGACGTGTTGGAGGTCGCCGACGAGTACAGCCAGTTCTTCCGTGCGGTCGGGTTCAGCGGTGAGCAGACGTTCGCGCTGCTGACCGACGCCGCGACCAAGGGCAAGTGGGGTCTGGACAAGACCGGCGACGCCATCAAAGAGATGACGCTCCTGGCCACCGAGATGTCCGACTCGACGAAGACCGCGTACGAGTCGATCGGGCTCGACGCGCACAAGATGTCGAACGACCTGTTGGCCGGTGGTGACCGCGCCCAGGCCGCGTTTCAGAAGATCGTCGGCGGACTGGCGTCCATCAAGGACCCGACCAGCCAGGCAGAGCAGGCGATCGCGCTGTTCGGCGCGCCGTTGGAGGACCTCAACAAGTCGGACATCCCGCAGTTTCTGCAGTCGATGGCGTCGGTGGGTGACGGCCTGGAGACCGTGGCCGGGGCGAGCGACTCGGCCGGTGCCGCGCTGGAGGGCTCGGCCAGCCAGCGACTCGACAACTTCCGCCGGAAGGCCGAACTGGCCCTGGTCACCACGCTGGCCGATGCCGTGCCGTACATCGAAGCCACCTTCGGCTGGCTGCAGAAAAACTCGGACTGGGTGGTGCCGTTGGCGACCGGCCTCGGCATTCTCGCTACGGCGATCGCGCTCGTTGTTATCGCGGTCAAGATTTGGACGGCGGTGCAGACCGCGTGGGGCATCGTGATGGCGACGACCCTCGGCCCCGTCCTGCTGATCATCGCCGGTGTCGCTCTGTTGGTCGCAGTGATCGTGTGGATCGCGACGCAGACGACGTGGTTCCAGGACCTGTGGTCGGTCATCTGGACGGCGATCGTGGCGGTCGTGAAGTGGGCGGTCGACTGGATCGTCACGGGCTGGACGTGGCTGTTCGATACCGTGATCACCCTCGCCAAGCTGTGGTGGACGGTCTTCTCCACCGTTTGGATCACGATCGGGAAGTTCTTTATCGCCTTGTTTAAGACGTGGTGGGGCATCTTCTCCGGCTTTTGGAAGGGTGTCGGCCGGATCGCGGTCGCGATGTGGAACGAGATCCAGTCGAGGATCGACCGGTTCGTTGCATTCTTCAAAGGACTCCCCGGCAAATTGTCGCGCGGCGCGCGGGGCATGTTCGACGGGCTGAAGACGGCGTTCCGCACTGCCCTGAACTGGCTGATCGCCCGGTGGAACAACTTCTCGCTGACGTTGGGTGGTGGGTCGGTCCTCGGCCTGGACATCCCGTCGGTGACCCTGTCGACGCCGAACATCCCGTACCTGGCCGATGGTGGGATCGTGCCGGCGACGCCGGGTGGCCGGCTGGCGGTGATCGGTGAGGGCCGGTACGACGAGGCGGTGGTGCCGTTGCCGCGCGGTGCCCGCGACCTGGACGGTGGCGGCGGGGACACGACGGTCCTGTTCGAGGGCGACGGCAGCCGACTGATGGCCCTGTTGTTGGAGATCATCCGGGAGCTGGTGCGGGTCAAGGGTCGCGGGAACGTGCAGTTGGCGTTCGGGCAGCGGGGTGCCCGGTGA